One Nocardia iowensis DNA window includes the following coding sequences:
- the modA gene encoding molybdate ABC transporter substrate-binding protein, with amino-acid sequence MMRSLSVAALAGMVALTSVGCGSDDQAAPAGADRLGGTVTVFAAASLTETFTELGKQFEAAHPGTKVVYSFGASSALAEQINQGAPADVFASAAPKNMRQVTDKGEVTGAPATFVRNRLEIAVPKGNPGRITGLADFGKTESKIALCAEQVPCGAAAKTVFEAAGVTPRPDTRESDVKAVLTKVALGEVDAALVYRTDVRAAGDRVDGIDFAEAAQAINDYPIAPLAHAPNSAAAVAFVDFVKSEQARKVFAEAGFDTP; translated from the coding sequence ATGATGCGTTCGCTGAGCGTCGCCGCCCTCGCGGGCATGGTCGCGCTGACCTCGGTGGGCTGCGGCTCGGACGACCAAGCGGCGCCCGCGGGCGCCGACCGGCTCGGCGGCACCGTCACGGTATTCGCGGCAGCCTCGCTGACCGAGACATTCACCGAACTGGGCAAGCAGTTCGAGGCGGCGCACCCGGGTACCAAGGTGGTCTACAGCTTCGGGGCGAGTTCGGCGCTGGCCGAGCAGATCAACCAAGGCGCCCCCGCCGATGTCTTCGCCTCAGCGGCGCCGAAGAACATGCGGCAGGTAACGGACAAGGGCGAAGTGACCGGCGCACCGGCCACCTTCGTGCGCAACCGGCTGGAGATCGCGGTGCCCAAGGGCAACCCCGGCCGCATCACCGGCCTGGCCGACTTCGGCAAGACCGAGTCGAAGATCGCGCTGTGCGCCGAACAGGTGCCGTGCGGTGCCGCCGCCAAGACGGTGTTCGAGGCCGCGGGCGTCACCCCGCGGCCGGACACGCGGGAGTCCGATGTGAAGGCGGTGCTGACGAAGGTCGCGCTCGGCGAGGTCGATGCCGCTCTGGTGTATCGGACCGATGTGCGGGCAGCCGGTGATCGGGTCGATGGCATCGATTTCGCCGAAGCGGCCCAGGCGATCAACGACTATCCGATCGCACCGCTCGCGCACGCCCCGAATTCCGCCGCGGCCGTAGCGTTCGTCGACTTCGTTAAGTCCGAGCAGGCGCGGAAGGTGTTCGCCGAGGCGGGATTCGACACACCGTGA
- a CDS encoding thiolase family protein, with protein sequence MGSAVIVDVVRTPSGKGKVGGGLSGVHPATLLAGVLAELVARNELDPALVDDVIGGCVTQSGEQAFNISRTAALAAGFPESVPATTVDRQCGSSQQAAHFAAQGVISGAYDIAIACGVESMSRAPMFSNAQGKDANREPLAHRYPEGLVQQGIAAEVISARWKFDRAALDEFAARSHRLAAETAAAGGFGNELVAAGTLTADETIRPTTTAEGLAGLRPAFVDEQFTQRFPEIEWSITPGNSSPLTDGASAALIMSEEAANKLGLRPRARFHSFSVVGDDPLLMLTAVIPATRKVLERAGLSIDDIDAYEVNEAFAPVPLVWQHEVGADLAKLNPRGGAIALGHPLGASGTRILATLVNHLEQTGGRYGLQTMCEAGGLANATIIERL encoded by the coding sequence ATGGGGTCCGCCGTCATCGTGGATGTCGTTCGTACACCGTCGGGCAAGGGGAAGGTGGGGGGTGGGTTGTCGGGGGTGCATCCGGCGACCTTGCTGGCCGGGGTGCTGGCCGAGTTGGTGGCGCGGAACGAGCTGGACCCGGCGCTGGTCGATGATGTGATCGGCGGGTGTGTGACGCAGAGTGGGGAGCAGGCGTTCAATATCAGCCGGACGGCTGCGCTGGCCGCAGGGTTTCCGGAGTCGGTGCCCGCGACGACGGTGGATCGGCAGTGCGGGTCGAGTCAGCAGGCGGCGCATTTCGCGGCGCAGGGCGTGATCTCGGGGGCGTATGACATCGCAATCGCCTGTGGCGTGGAGTCGATGAGCCGGGCGCCGATGTTCTCCAACGCACAGGGCAAGGACGCGAATCGGGAGCCGCTGGCGCATCGGTACCCGGAAGGGCTTGTGCAGCAAGGCATCGCGGCGGAGGTGATCAGTGCGCGATGGAAGTTCGATCGGGCCGCGCTGGACGAGTTCGCCGCTCGCTCACACCGGCTCGCCGCGGAAACGGCCGCGGCAGGCGGATTCGGGAACGAACTGGTTGCCGCGGGCACGCTGACCGCGGACGAGACCATCCGCCCCACCACGACCGCCGAGGGATTGGCGGGTCTGCGGCCCGCATTCGTGGACGAGCAGTTCACCCAGCGGTTCCCGGAGATCGAATGGTCGATCACGCCGGGCAACTCGTCACCACTCACCGATGGCGCCTCGGCCGCATTGATCATGAGCGAGGAAGCGGCGAACAAGCTGGGGCTGCGCCCGCGCGCCCGGTTCCACTCCTTCTCGGTGGTCGGCGACGACCCGCTGCTCATGCTCACCGCCGTCATCCCGGCCACCCGCAAGGTCCTGGAACGGGCCGGACTCAGCATCGATGACATCGACGCCTACGAGGTGAACGAGGCATTCGCGCCGGTTCCGCTGGTCTGGCAGCACGAGGTCGGCGCTGATCTCGCCAAGCTGAACCCGCGCGGCGGCGCGATCGCGCTCGGCCATCCGCTCGGCGCGTCCGGCACCCGCATCCTGGCCACCCTGGTCAACCACCTCGAACAGACCGGCGGCCGCTACGGCCTGCAAACCATGTGCGAGGCAGGCGGATTGGCCAACGCCACCATCATCGAGCGCCTCTGA
- a CDS encoding ABC transporter ATP-binding protein produces MTLEAELRVTRGQFGLDIQLSVAPGEVVALLGPNGAGKTTALRALAGLTPLTAGALRVGEKTWDAPPKVFVPAAHREVGVVFQDYLLFGHLSALDNVAFGLRARGHRRASARARAAEWLERVGLSAQLDAKPRALSGGQAQRVALARAMATDPALLLLDEPLAALDASTRLRVRSDLAHHLTDYHGHTVLVTHDPLDAMVLADRLVILENGVVVQEGSPGEVARRPRSDYVANLVGLNLYRGVARGTTVVLDTGGSLTVAEPGDGPVHIAFAPAAVSLHPDHPTGSPRNAWPVTITGIEQHAHTIRVRLDGTPPVLADVTPATVADLRLHPGLRLWVALKATETHTYPA; encoded by the coding sequence ATGACGCTGGAAGCCGAACTTCGGGTAACGCGTGGACAATTCGGGCTCGACATCCAACTGTCCGTGGCGCCTGGTGAAGTCGTCGCGCTGCTCGGCCCGAACGGGGCGGGCAAGACCACCGCGCTGCGGGCGCTGGCCGGGCTGACGCCGCTCACCGCCGGTGCGCTGCGGGTCGGCGAAAAGACTTGGGACGCACCGCCGAAGGTGTTCGTGCCCGCAGCGCATCGGGAGGTCGGCGTCGTCTTCCAGGACTACCTGCTGTTCGGGCATCTGAGCGCGCTGGACAACGTCGCGTTCGGGCTGCGCGCTCGCGGCCACCGCCGCGCTTCGGCTCGCGCGCGCGCCGCGGAATGGCTGGAGCGCGTGGGGCTCTCGGCTCAGCTGGACGCCAAACCGCGCGCCCTGTCCGGCGGGCAAGCCCAACGGGTCGCCCTCGCTCGTGCCATGGCCACCGACCCCGCGCTGCTGCTGCTGGACGAGCCGCTCGCCGCCCTCGACGCGAGCACCCGGCTGCGGGTGCGCTCCGATCTCGCCCATCACCTCACCGACTACCACGGCCACACCGTGCTGGTCACCCACGACCCGCTCGACGCCATGGTGCTGGCCGACCGTCTCGTCATTCTGGAGAACGGCGTCGTCGTCCAGGAAGGTTCGCCCGGCGAGGTCGCCCGCCGCCCCCGCTCCGACTATGTGGCGAACCTGGTGGGCCTCAACCTTTATCGCGGGGTAGCCCGCGGCACCACCGTCGTGCTCGACACCGGCGGCTCGCTCACCGTCGCCGAACCCGGCGACGGCCCCGTCCACATCGCCTTCGCCCCCGCCGCCGTCAGCCTGCACCCCGACCACCCCACCGGCAGCCCCCGCAACGCGTGGCCGGTCACCATCACCGGCATCGAACAACACGCGCACACCATCCGCGTCCGCCTCGACGGCACCCCACCGGTCCTCGCCGACGTCACCCCCGCCACCGTCGCCGACCTCCGCCTCCACCCGGGCCTGCGACTGTGGGTCGCACTGAAAGCTACTGAAACACATACCTATCCGGCGTAA
- a CDS encoding TOBE domain-containing protein yields MSDLRISEVAVLAGVSDDTVRRWIEQGKLTAIQLGNGRKGVRGRELAEFLQANAETPAPGVTVAASARNRMRGIVTRVVKDTVMAQVEMQAGPFRLVSLLSRESVDELGLEVGSVAVASVKSTHVVVEIPES; encoded by the coding sequence GTGTCGGATTTGCGGATCAGTGAGGTGGCGGTGCTGGCGGGCGTCAGCGACGACACCGTGCGGCGATGGATCGAGCAGGGCAAGCTGACCGCGATCCAGCTCGGCAACGGGCGCAAGGGGGTGCGCGGCCGGGAGCTCGCCGAATTCCTGCAGGCCAACGCGGAGACCCCCGCGCCGGGCGTCACCGTCGCGGCGTCGGCTCGCAACCGGATGCGCGGCATCGTGACCCGGGTGGTCAAGGACACCGTGATGGCGCAGGTCGAGATGCAGGCCGGACCGTTCCGGCTGGTGTCACTGCTGAGCCGGGAGTCGGTCGACGAACTCGGGCTCGAGGTCGGCAGCGTCGCGGTGGCGTCGGTCAAGTCGACACATGTCGTTGTCGAGATTCCGGAAAGTTGA
- a CDS encoding phosphotransferase family protein, protein MTAALAGLDLPALQRYFEAQVPQTAGPLTATLLKGGKSNLTYRLSDGVHDWVLRRPPLGPLTPTAHDMAREYRIVAALQDTNVPVAQAIALCEETTVIGVPFAVVSFVDGHVLQDGDQTAELTVEQARACSAALIDTMAALHAVDYTAVGLAEFGRPAGYLERQVKRWRGQWDRVATRELDALDRLTDGLRTALPEQAAETIVHGDYRLDNTIVARNDFGRIAAVVDWEMATLGDPLADLGLLQVYWDNRCEPVLGVRHAPSANPGFLSVDEIAERYAATTGYDLDHLPFYRALGYFKLAVIAEGIHQRFLAGKTVGEGFGTIGAAVPLLLDTGLETLG, encoded by the coding sequence ATGACCGCGGCACTCGCCGGACTCGATCTCCCTGCGCTGCAACGGTATTTCGAGGCACAGGTCCCGCAGACGGCGGGACCACTGACCGCCACCCTGCTGAAGGGCGGCAAGTCCAACCTCACCTACCGACTGAGTGACGGCGTGCACGACTGGGTGCTGCGCCGCCCACCACTGGGCCCGCTCACCCCGACCGCGCACGACATGGCCCGCGAATATCGCATCGTCGCCGCGCTACAGGACACGAATGTCCCTGTCGCGCAGGCCATCGCGTTGTGCGAGGAGACCACCGTAATCGGCGTGCCGTTCGCGGTCGTCTCCTTCGTGGACGGCCACGTGCTCCAAGACGGCGACCAGACCGCCGAACTCACCGTCGAGCAGGCCCGTGCCTGCTCGGCAGCGCTCATCGACACCATGGCGGCACTGCACGCGGTGGACTACACCGCCGTTGGCCTCGCCGAATTCGGCCGTCCCGCCGGATATCTGGAACGCCAGGTCAAACGCTGGCGCGGCCAGTGGGACCGAGTCGCCACCCGAGAACTCGATGCCCTGGACCGGCTCACCGACGGATTGCGCACGGCATTGCCGGAACAGGCGGCCGAGACCATCGTGCACGGCGACTACCGGCTCGACAATACGATCGTTGCCCGCAACGACTTCGGCCGGATCGCCGCCGTCGTCGACTGGGAGATGGCCACGCTCGGCGACCCGCTCGCCGATCTCGGTCTGCTGCAGGTCTATTGGGACAACCGGTGCGAGCCGGTACTCGGTGTGCGGCACGCCCCGAGCGCCAACCCCGGTTTCCTGTCGGTCGACGAGATCGCCGAACGGTACGCCGCCACCACCGGTTACGACCTCGACCACTTGCCGTTCTACCGCGCACTCGGCTACTTCAAGCTCGCGGTCATCGCGGAGGGCATCCATCAACGCTTCCTCGCGGGCAAAACCGTGGGTGAAGGGTTCGGCACCATCGGCGCGGCGGTGCCGCTGCTGCTCGACACCGGTTTGGAGACTCTTGGATGA
- the modB gene encoding molybdate ABC transporter permease subunit: protein MTRRRAAQGRRPLILVVPALCALAFLLVPLVGLLLRAPWRDLPARLFNAEVGQALRLSLLCASLATMICLVLGVPLAWLLARGEVPGRGVLRALVTVPLVLPPVVGGVALLFVLGRRGLIGQYLYEWFGVSLPFTTAGVVVAEAFVAMPFLVISVEGALRAADPRFEDAAATLGASRWLTFRRVTLPSVLPGVVAGGVLCWARALGEFGATITFAGNFPGKTTTMPLAVYLALETDPQDAIVLSLVLLTVSVVVLVALRERWIRSTV from the coding sequence GTGACACGGCGGCGGGCAGCACAGGGCAGGCGACCGCTCATACTGGTGGTCCCCGCGCTGTGTGCGCTGGCGTTCCTGCTCGTTCCGCTGGTCGGGCTGCTGTTGCGGGCGCCGTGGCGCGACCTGCCTGCTCGGCTGTTCAATGCCGAAGTCGGTCAGGCACTGCGGCTTTCGCTGCTGTGTGCGAGTCTCGCGACGATGATCTGCCTGGTACTGGGAGTGCCGCTGGCGTGGTTGCTCGCGCGCGGCGAGGTGCCGGGACGCGGGGTGCTGCGGGCATTGGTCACCGTTCCGCTGGTGCTGCCGCCAGTGGTCGGCGGTGTCGCGCTGCTGTTCGTACTCGGCAGACGCGGGCTGATCGGCCAGTACCTGTACGAATGGTTCGGGGTCTCACTGCCTTTCACGACCGCCGGGGTGGTGGTCGCGGAAGCCTTTGTGGCGATGCCGTTCCTGGTGATTTCGGTGGAAGGCGCACTGCGGGCCGCGGATCCGCGGTTCGAAGACGCGGCGGCGACCTTGGGGGCATCACGCTGGTTGACCTTCCGGCGGGTGACGCTGCCCTCGGTGCTGCCGGGCGTGGTCGCGGGCGGGGTGCTGTGCTGGGCGCGAGCACTCGGCGAATTCGGTGCCACCATCACCTTCGCGGGGAACTTTCCGGGGAAGACGACGACGATGCCGCTGGCGGTCTATCTTGCGCTGGAAACCGATCCTCAGGACGCGATCGTGCTGAGCCTGGTTCTGCTCACGGTGTCGGTCGTTGTCTTGGTCGCGTTGCGCGAGCGGTGGATTCGGAGCACGGTATGA
- a CDS encoding PucR family transcriptional regulator has product MSLALSPPTGDAPLVTRLLARWPQISERMLAAGLGATAPTADLPEGHFTAEVLPAIYACGRAVLQAIGEQRVFTRAEVAAFVVPVAERHAEDRIPLPLLIEAMHGSAQSVLQEAAALATAAEMDDLVVIGGRLLDLLMHINITVVETYTEVEQSIYHAEREARRALCAALLGGLPAEELAARADTALAERYTVLAIHIRHDDQPTTVATLISRRRIRILQRALDSLAGTTALTTFDGSTGIALLPVAAETELAEQLAAQLAEQFGVAVFVAEYRSVAREAVPQTARDATDLAELARLLGRPTGVYRLDDLLLEYQLTRPGPARDRLAERMAPILDSPHLIEALDAHLRHGSDRKAAAAEIHVHPNTFSYRLRRVAELTGIDPTEPRDSRLLAAALTIHRLYPAADANAAPPGHRV; this is encoded by the coding sequence ATGTCGCTCGCCCTATCTCCGCCGACCGGTGACGCGCCGCTGGTCACCCGGCTGCTCGCCCGCTGGCCGCAGATCTCCGAACGGATGCTCGCCGCGGGCCTCGGTGCCACCGCGCCGACAGCGGACCTGCCCGAGGGACATTTCACCGCCGAGGTGCTGCCCGCGATCTACGCGTGCGGCCGGGCGGTGCTGCAAGCCATCGGCGAGCAGCGAGTGTTCACCAGGGCCGAGGTCGCCGCGTTCGTCGTTCCGGTAGCGGAACGGCATGCCGAGGACCGGATTCCGCTACCCCTGCTGATCGAAGCCATGCACGGATCAGCGCAATCGGTGCTGCAGGAGGCGGCGGCGCTGGCCACCGCGGCGGAAATGGACGACCTGGTCGTCATCGGCGGCCGACTACTCGACCTGCTGATGCACATCAATATCACCGTGGTGGAGACCTACACCGAGGTCGAACAATCGATCTATCACGCCGAGCGCGAAGCGCGGCGCGCGTTGTGCGCCGCACTGCTCGGCGGACTACCGGCCGAAGAGCTTGCGGCGCGCGCCGATACCGCGCTCGCCGAGCGATACACGGTGCTGGCCATCCATATTCGGCATGATGATCAACCCACTACCGTCGCCACCTTGATCAGCAGGCGGCGGATCAGAATTCTGCAGCGTGCGCTGGACAGCCTCGCCGGCACCACGGCACTGACCACCTTCGACGGCTCGACCGGAATCGCGTTGCTCCCCGTCGCGGCCGAGACCGAGCTCGCCGAACAACTGGCCGCGCAGCTCGCCGAGCAATTCGGTGTCGCGGTGTTCGTCGCCGAATATCGTTCGGTGGCAAGGGAAGCCGTGCCGCAGACCGCGCGCGATGCCACCGATCTCGCCGAACTGGCCCGGCTGCTCGGCAGGCCGACCGGCGTCTATCGTCTCGATGATCTACTGCTCGAATACCAGCTCACCAGGCCGGGTCCCGCACGCGACCGGCTGGCCGAGCGGATGGCGCCGATCCTGGACAGTCCGCACCTGATCGAGGCGCTGGACGCGCACCTGCGCCACGGATCCGACCGTAAGGCCGCCGCCGCCGAGATCCATGTCCACCCCAATACCTTCAGCTATCGCCTGCGCCGCGTCGCCGAACTCACCGGCATCGATCCCACCGAGCCGCGCGATTCCCGGCTGCTCGCGGCGGCGTTGACGATCCATCGGCTGTACCCGGCGGCCGACGCGAACGCCGCGCCGCCGGGTCACCGGGTCTAG